In Ruminiclostridium papyrosolvens DSM 2782, the following proteins share a genomic window:
- a CDS encoding methyltransferase family protein, whose translation MNASLLLIAFILIRFGLLNILNKDGIKRAALFAPLIGKEKVIYWFYQISNLLFFVYLFFLKITTDSYWFCAGLVISGLGLLLCLTSVYNFAKPEENGINVNGLYKISRNPMYVAYFIYFLGCVFLTQSIILLTLLIVFQISAHWIILSEERWCINKFGGEYKNYMNEVRRYI comes from the coding sequence ATGAACGCCTCTCTTTTATTAATTGCATTTATACTGATAAGATTCGGTTTATTAAACATATTAAACAAGGATGGGATAAAACGTGCGGCCTTATTCGCTCCGCTGATTGGAAAAGAAAAGGTAATATACTGGTTTTATCAGATTTCAAACCTCTTATTCTTTGTCTATTTATTCTTCCTTAAGATTACAACTGACTCGTATTGGTTTTGTGCAGGTTTAGTGATATCCGGATTAGGGTTATTGCTATGTCTTACATCAGTATACAATTTTGCTAAACCAGAGGAAAATGGCATCAATGTTAACGGATTATATAAGATTTCTCGTAACCCTATGTATGTAGCTTATTTTATTTATTTTTTAGGCTGTGTTTTTCTTACTCAGTCGATAATCCTGCTAACATTATTAATAGTTTTTCAAATATCAGCTCATTGGATTATCTTGTCTGAAGAAAGATGGTGCATAAATAAATTTGGAGGAGAGTACAAAAATTATATGAATGAAGTAAGGCGCTATATTTAA
- a CDS encoding methyl-accepting chemotaxis protein yields MKIQQITKKTRLLINSFTALPARIIKIGKHGEIIQTEINKKGKRKNVTDYPSKFLILRRFGIKMRLIAAFSLVLIAILVITGITSYKSSTNTIDEKVKSYSLELMNQISIVLDRKIAEVESKFVDIMVAPEVQGDLDKIDGSDKYDSIVRQGNIRVFMTNKFIATQNILNCTLLYGKNFSKSIVYNSDNNININTDQIIKTTTNKLTWVDYDIDMESKKNKYFALQKDITDIKSGNVISKMVLIPNLNFLVELFQNMNIGKDSNNTKGFPIIVINKDGKIISSRTTESYAVGAANAASKLIADEIIKTESKNHGNSSANMELYINKQKSLVTYSKLTASSDNWYVASIVPYSFLNSAAETLKIQYIVIGIVCLFIALVVCLLIAGSISKPLDRLIVSMEKAKEGELTCRISDYGRDEISRVCYNFNDMLLNINTLVSQVRNTSESVLSAANTISLTSNETHSALEQVAATVDQIAIGAVDQASEINDSVVNMDKLSEGITYVENDICEVMEIAKKVNDLDSNASKSIENLIAKSDQVYNTSKKVTLTINELSHSMNKIKDILKMIIGISSQTNLLSLNASIEAAHAGELGHGFAVVANEVKKLADQTKEFTENINNIITDIERRTAETVAEVMVSNDAVNDQIFAVKETDTFFKMIFDSMDNVINSIGKTEISVKNIMKLKVDVNESLENISAVAQESAATTEEISASTEEQMVSAQELSGKAKELRDLSEVLMVEVNRFITE; encoded by the coding sequence ATGAAAATTCAACAGATAACAAAAAAAACCAGGTTACTTATCAATTCATTTACTGCATTGCCGGCCAGAATAATTAAAATTGGAAAGCACGGTGAAATTATTCAAACTGAAATAAATAAAAAAGGTAAGAGAAAAAATGTAACTGATTATCCGAGTAAATTTCTTATATTGAGAAGATTTGGAATCAAGATGCGGCTAATAGCCGCTTTCAGCCTGGTATTGATTGCAATTTTAGTCATTACAGGGATAACATCGTATAAAAGTTCTACAAATACCATTGATGAAAAAGTCAAAAGCTATTCGTTGGAACTAATGAATCAAATCAGCATAGTTTTGGATAGAAAAATAGCGGAGGTTGAATCTAAATTTGTTGACATAATGGTGGCTCCTGAGGTTCAAGGTGATCTTGACAAAATTGATGGCAGTGATAAGTACGATAGTATAGTAAGACAGGGAAATATTAGGGTTTTTATGACAAACAAATTCATAGCAACACAGAACATATTAAATTGTACTTTATTATATGGTAAAAACTTTTCGAAGAGTATAGTTTATAATAGCGATAATAATATTAATATAAATACTGATCAAATTATTAAAACAACTACAAATAAGCTGACATGGGTGGATTATGATATTGATATGGAAAGCAAAAAGAATAAATATTTTGCACTCCAAAAGGACATAACGGATATAAAAAGCGGAAATGTAATTTCAAAGATGGTATTGATCCCTAATTTGAATTTCCTTGTAGAATTATTTCAAAATATGAATATAGGAAAAGATTCAAATAACACAAAGGGTTTTCCTATTATAGTTATAAATAAGGACGGAAAAATAATATCATCCAGAACTACAGAAAGTTATGCTGTTGGAGCTGCTAATGCAGCGTCAAAATTAATAGCTGATGAGATAATTAAGACTGAAAGTAAAAATCATGGAAACTCTTCGGCTAATATGGAGCTATATATAAACAAGCAAAAAAGCTTGGTTACATATTCAAAACTAACAGCATCAAGTGATAACTGGTATGTTGCATCGATTGTGCCATATTCATTTTTAAATAGTGCTGCAGAGACACTTAAAATTCAATATATAGTAATTGGGATAGTATGCCTTTTTATAGCACTAGTAGTGTGCCTATTGATTGCAGGAAGCATTTCAAAACCTTTGGATAGACTTATTGTATCAATGGAAAAGGCTAAAGAAGGTGAGCTGACGTGTCGGATATCTGACTATGGAAGAGATGAAATATCTAGAGTATGTTATAATTTTAATGATATGCTTTTAAATATAAATACACTTGTATCACAGGTAAGAAATACTTCCGAGAGTGTACTTAGTGCTGCAAACACTATTTCATTAACTTCAAATGAAACGCATAGTGCATTAGAACAAGTAGCGGCAACTGTTGATCAAATAGCAATTGGAGCAGTAGATCAAGCCTCTGAGATAAACGATAGTGTCGTTAATATGGACAAGCTTTCAGAAGGTATTACTTATGTAGAGAATGATATATGTGAGGTTATGGAAATTGCAAAAAAAGTAAATGATCTGGATAGTAATGCATCAAAATCAATTGAAAATTTAATTGCAAAGTCAGACCAAGTATATAATACAAGTAAAAAAGTGACGCTAACTATTAATGAGCTAAGCCATAGCATGAATAAAATCAAAGATATACTGAAAATGATAATAGGAATTTCAAGTCAAACTAATTTACTATCTTTAAATGCGTCGATAGAGGCAGCTCATGCGGGAGAGCTTGGTCATGGATTTGCTGTGGTGGCAAACGAGGTCAAGAAGCTTGCAGATCAGACAAAAGAGTTTACAGAAAATATTAACAATATTATTACCGATATTGAAAGGAGAACTGCGGAAACAGTTGCTGAAGTTATGGTATCCAATGATGCAGTTAATGATCAAATATTTGCTGTTAAAGAAACCGATACTTTCTTTAAAATGATATTTGATTCTATGGACAATGTTATAAATAGCATTGGAAAAACAGAAATATCTGTTAAAAATATTATGAAATTAAAGGTTGACGTTAATGAATCACTTGAAAATATTTCAGCAGTTGCTCAGGAATCAGCAGCTACCACTGAAGAGATTTCTGCCAGCACAGAGGAACAGATGGTGTCAGCACAAGAGCTTTCCGGCAAGGCAAAAGAGCTGCGTGACTTATCGGAGGTCCTGATGGTAGAGGTTAATAGATTTATAACTGAATAA
- a CDS encoding helix-turn-helix domain-containing protein, translating into MMKHDLNFPISFLHQYQLTQTTHIVPKTFDIIYIISGQIIISSSKSLSRTYASGNVFTLHSNQDYVLEPAGNNIILHLGILLSFLEEYVGQDSLIVCDSVLEPNRNHIILKRLLSSIASQYLDNFSSHKLSIYGLLFQLMDCLHKDYLISLPDNPITENEKYQDRIQVIQNYIYRNYNQPITLASLADSLSMSQQYLSKYFKKHFHVKFNEYLNHLRIQHALRDICYTNDSITDIALRHGFFNATTFSKLFRSVYHISPRNYRKKYHQTTTLDYDFPMDSTETTHLISSNFIHSRQICVDVQHSTPVNCNYCKLINIGSAGNLLFSGFQKQFADAKIKLSFCFVRLENLISDALIPTLAPNNQYYFADVTAILDFLYEQNTLPFIELGKGAYHKNRQFQSMLSAFLEFITLRYDSNWYSQWIFEFGKVQFESVASYIKEYQEIHFIIHQYIPSAKLGGPGYDTCLKQEDFTSCLEAFYNENIFPDFVSAYFFEIQHYNEVNKNMPILPPDKDSLLKKQKWILKNIKEVFRREIPLYITEFNSSILADTFIDYSCYQAAFLCYNLLNLHEHSELIGYRMLSDLAYNPKKLTTGPQSRISLIAKSGIKMPAFYAYELLNKLGGSLIEQGENFCITQSEYNHYQILAYQFAYLSNHTFLQETDLQSFKNVYTIFEEVPPVQINFQLTGLKPGVYRIRRYLLDRSHGSALDIQLGGLLASNNITEDIYLHKIDNPSPKQLQYLSQACIPEERTIYLDITADLNIITTLSAHTVCLWDIVREI; encoded by the coding sequence ATGATGAAACATGACCTAAATTTCCCAATTTCCTTTTTACATCAATACCAGCTTACACAGACTACCCATATAGTACCTAAGACATTTGATATTATTTATATTATCTCAGGTCAGATAATAATCTCTTCCAGCAAATCGTTAAGCCGTACTTATGCCAGCGGAAATGTCTTTACTCTGCATAGTAATCAGGACTATGTCTTAGAACCGGCAGGAAACAACATAATTCTGCATTTAGGTATCCTACTCTCTTTTTTAGAAGAATATGTTGGGCAGGATAGCCTGATTGTCTGTGACTCTGTCTTAGAGCCAAACCGTAATCATATAATTCTTAAGAGATTACTATCCAGTATAGCTTCTCAATATCTGGACAACTTCTCAAGCCATAAATTGTCAATCTATGGGCTTCTATTTCAGCTTATGGACTGCCTACATAAAGATTACCTGATATCATTACCTGATAACCCTATTACGGAAAATGAAAAATATCAGGATAGAATTCAGGTAATACAAAATTATATTTATCGGAATTATAATCAGCCTATTACTTTAGCCTCATTGGCAGATTCTCTTTCCATGAGCCAGCAGTATCTTTCCAAATACTTTAAGAAGCATTTTCATGTAAAATTCAATGAATATTTAAACCATCTTAGAATCCAGCATGCCTTACGTGATATCTGCTACACTAATGATTCCATTACTGATATCGCATTACGCCATGGATTTTTCAATGCGACTACCTTTAGTAAGCTTTTCCGCTCAGTTTACCATATTTCTCCAAGGAATTACCGTAAAAAATACCATCAGACAACAACTCTGGATTATGATTTTCCTATGGACAGCACCGAAACTACACATCTGATTTCCAGCAACTTTATACACAGCAGACAAATCTGCGTTGATGTGCAACATTCCACCCCGGTAAACTGTAATTATTGTAAACTTATTAATATTGGCTCTGCAGGCAATTTGCTGTTCAGCGGCTTTCAGAAGCAGTTTGCCGACGCCAAAATTAAGCTAAGCTTTTGCTTTGTCCGTTTAGAGAATCTTATAAGTGACGCTTTAATTCCAACACTTGCTCCGAATAATCAATATTATTTTGCAGATGTCACTGCAATCCTTGATTTTCTTTATGAACAAAACACTCTTCCATTTATTGAATTAGGAAAAGGAGCATATCATAAAAACAGACAGTTTCAGTCGATGCTATCGGCTTTCCTTGAATTTATAACACTGCGTTATGATTCCAACTGGTACAGTCAGTGGATTTTTGAGTTTGGGAAGGTTCAATTTGAATCGGTGGCAAGCTATATTAAAGAATATCAAGAGATACATTTTATTATTCACCAGTATATTCCTTCCGCCAAGTTGGGGGGGCCAGGATATGATACCTGCTTGAAACAGGAAGATTTCACCTCTTGTTTAGAGGCGTTTTATAATGAGAATATATTTCCGGATTTTGTTTCTGCATATTTTTTCGAAATTCAGCATTATAATGAAGTTAATAAAAATATGCCTATATTGCCACCTGATAAAGATTCATTACTAAAAAAACAAAAATGGATATTAAAGAATATTAAAGAAGTTTTCAGACGTGAAATACCACTTTATATTACAGAATTCAACTCATCAATTTTAGCTGATACATTTATTGATTATTCCTGTTATCAAGCGGCATTTCTCTGCTACAACCTGCTAAATCTTCATGAACACTCAGAGCTTATCGGCTACAGGATGTTAAGTGACTTAGCTTACAATCCTAAAAAACTAACTACTGGTCCACAGTCCCGTATTAGCCTTATTGCCAAAAGCGGAATAAAGATGCCTGCGTTTTACGCGTACGAACTGCTAAACAAACTCGGAGGCTCGCTGATAGAACAAGGTGAAAACTTCTGTATAACGCAAAGTGAATATAACCACTATCAAATTTTGGCTTATCAATTTGCTTATTTATCAAATCATACTTTTTTGCAGGAAACTGATTTACAATCATTTAAAAATGTTTATACTATATTTGAAGAAGTTCCGCCAGTTCAAATAAATTTTCAACTGACCGGCTTGAAACCGGGAGTATATCGTATTCGCCGCTATCTTCTTGATAGAAGTCACGGAAGTGCACTAGACATTCAATTAGGTGGCTTGCTGGCAAGCAACAATATTACTGAGGATATTTACTTACACAAAATAGATAATCCTTCGCCCAAGCAGCTTCAATATCTGTCGCAGGCGTGCATTCCTGAAGAGCGAACCATCTATCTGGATATCACAGCAGACCTCAACATTATCACAACGCTATCTGCACATACAGTATGTCTGTGGGATATCGTCAGAGAAATATAA
- a CDS encoding GH39 family glycosyl hydrolase, producing MQPQYRISQIISQLNVHQITNPVTLCLCDYSILCTLEGSLRIEFENQHSHYLQTDVILLPPGLSVNLKPDKYALCLILQIKPWFLLNTLDCQNLFDKIYGSIKTPYLQTLYPHAILIARYYMNINEHEYEILSELFCCISIIQKHLVSESVCTDAATRENGKRNREILEYLQMHSKDFLRLQDTAEAIGLTPQYLAAFFKKSFGCTFIEYVHRLKASKCYFWLIYTQLSDQEISDFMGFQNLTSYHKAIRLYYHCSADDIRKNSRLPSVPSTFDDATIILKPDSIFSELPDDPPTFQIVKRGQVPLVTRADINILKHRPVSDSWKYLINLGFAYQLISPNLQSQLREIQEKVHFNYGRICRIFDLAGIEQVHGTKLYSFELIYQIIDLMDSLNMIPFLELSNRPVKINVNFQETQVLNNAEQPIIYYNRLLQILPEFIRSSCNRYGISYVKKWRFEICYDFYDNTSQLTFGQYANYFKNITTVIHSIVPECIVGGPGFNTHEPLTKLENILSSFDSLKIHPDFISMQVFSATGYGADMHLSLDKETVNDRTRNVVEFIHKKYPGVSILVSEFNSCHTARNHLNDTLFQATFLARYLIQNLDIADSLAYFSLSDVSTRYTDSDNMLFGGNGLYSYQGIPKPAFYIYSFFQSLGASMLSKGDNYIITSGSSTSFQGLFFNYAHITEAVSSNNLSLQDLTLGEQLFEAVPPQFMRFRLHNVQPGYYLVKVNTINHTHGNILYNWYKSAFINIYEKKDIDFFKSLAKPAFSLYTIKVTEQKILEFSILLNPQEIHLLLIDYSIPLPNTERSINDET from the coding sequence ATGCAGCCACAATACCGTATATCCCAAATAATTTCTCAACTGAATGTACACCAAATAACTAACCCGGTTACACTCTGTCTCTGTGATTATTCAATACTTTGTACGTTAGAAGGAAGCCTTCGTATTGAGTTTGAAAATCAACATTCTCATTATCTGCAGACAGATGTAATTTTATTGCCCCCCGGTCTTTCGGTAAACCTGAAACCTGATAAATATGCTCTATGTCTGATTCTTCAGATAAAGCCTTGGTTTTTGTTAAACACACTGGATTGTCAGAACCTATTCGATAAGATTTATGGCAGTATTAAGACTCCTTACTTACAGACCCTGTATCCGCATGCAATTTTAATTGCACGTTATTATATGAACATAAACGAGCATGAATACGAAATCCTTTCTGAATTGTTTTGCTGTATCTCAATAATTCAGAAACACCTTGTGTCAGAATCAGTTTGTACAGATGCTGCTACCCGGGAAAACGGAAAGAGAAATAGAGAAATCCTTGAATATTTACAGATGCATTCAAAAGATTTCTTAAGACTGCAGGATACTGCTGAGGCAATCGGGTTGACTCCTCAATATCTGGCCGCTTTTTTTAAAAAATCCTTTGGATGTACTTTCATTGAATACGTTCACCGGTTAAAAGCATCAAAGTGCTATTTCTGGTTAATTTATACACAATTGTCCGATCAAGAAATATCTGATTTTATGGGGTTTCAGAATTTAACAAGCTATCATAAAGCAATCCGGCTATATTATCACTGTTCAGCAGATGATATTCGCAAAAACAGCAGGTTACCTTCTGTTCCGTCAACTTTTGATGACGCGACAATTATTTTAAAACCCGACTCCATTTTTTCAGAACTGCCGGATGATCCCCCTACTTTTCAGATAGTAAAAAGAGGGCAGGTACCTCTGGTCACCAGAGCAGATATAAATATTCTTAAACATAGGCCTGTTTCTGACTCTTGGAAGTATCTCATAAATCTTGGATTTGCTTATCAGCTTATAAGTCCGAATCTTCAAAGTCAACTTAGGGAAATTCAGGAAAAAGTACACTTTAATTATGGACGTATTTGTAGAATTTTTGACTTAGCTGGTATTGAACAGGTTCATGGGACAAAACTATACAGCTTTGAACTCATTTATCAAATTATTGATCTGATGGACTCTCTGAATATGATTCCTTTTCTTGAGTTGAGCAACAGACCTGTAAAAATTAACGTTAATTTTCAGGAAACACAGGTTCTAAATAACGCAGAACAGCCCATTATATATTATAATCGGTTATTACAAATCCTCCCTGAATTTATAAGGAGCAGCTGTAACCGTTATGGTATAAGTTATGTAAAAAAATGGAGGTTTGAAATTTGCTATGATTTTTACGATAATACCTCACAGTTAACTTTTGGACAATATGCAAATTATTTTAAAAATATTACGACCGTAATCCACTCAATCGTTCCTGAATGCATTGTAGGCGGACCGGGATTTAATACTCACGAGCCGTTAACAAAACTGGAAAATATTCTGAGCAGCTTTGACTCTCTCAAAATACATCCTGACTTTATAAGCATGCAGGTTTTTTCTGCAACAGGCTACGGCGCGGATATGCATCTTTCACTTGATAAGGAAACAGTAAATGACAGAACCAGAAATGTCGTTGAATTTATCCATAAAAAATATCCCGGGGTATCTATTTTGGTAAGCGAATTTAATTCCTGCCATACAGCCAGGAATCATCTGAATGACACTCTGTTTCAGGCAACCTTTCTGGCTCGCTATTTAATTCAAAATCTGGATATTGCAGATAGCTTAGCCTACTTTTCCTTATCTGATGTTAGTACACGTTATACAGATTCAGATAATATGCTGTTTGGCGGAAATGGGTTATATAGTTACCAAGGAATTCCCAAGCCCGCATTTTATATATACTCTTTTTTCCAGAGTCTAGGGGCTTCGATGTTGAGTAAGGGCGATAACTATATCATCACCTCCGGCTCAAGCACCAGTTTTCAGGGCCTCTTTTTTAATTATGCTCATATAACGGAAGCAGTTTCAAGTAATAACCTTAGTTTACAAGATTTAACTTTGGGAGAACAACTTTTTGAAGCTGTTCCACCGCAATTTATGCGTTTCCGCTTGCATAATGTGCAACCGGGTTATTATTTAGTTAAAGTAAACACAATTAATCATACACACGGCAACATTTTATATAACTGGTACAAAAGTGCCTTTATCAATATTTATGAAAAAAAAGATATCGATTTTTTTAAATCCCTTGCTAAACCAGCCTTCAGTCTGTACACAATCAAGGTTACAGAACAAAAAATTCTGGAGTTTTCTATACTACTTAACCCACAGGAGATTCATCTGTTGTTAATAGATTACAGCATCCCCTTACCTAATACCGAGAGGAGCATTAATGATGAAACATGA
- a CDS encoding FAD-dependent oxidoreductase, translating to MKIYETQIAIIAAGPSGLSAAVQAAQDGAKVILLEKAATIGGAANMGMGPLGIGSRYQKEQMIDLSVEKAFNMFMDYTHYNVDARLIKRYFSQSADTIAWLEDIGVEFEGAFRYFPQSEATWHIVKTDKGIGPRAASFMNRALYEKALELGVTVLLEHPVQEILKKDGKVIGVTAKDPSGEEVRINCNAAIICTGGAGANKQMIKEMTGLEHGKTVFNFAIPGVVGDGLKMAWEAGAGRMPVRIEAAADTGGGEAVTAGVTNIMRQPNLLVNRFGKRIMNEDYMQNTTYLSNVACHQKDKVCFSIVDTSIVKYYIKNGVDVTSLVQPDADVSDFYEGIEMVIKNGSKNYFVADSIEELAEKAGIDVENLRKTIDDYNYFCDSRDQEFFKNPKYLRPLFKPPYYAAAIHPGGYGTVGGVRINENCEACADDYLPIPGLYCAGADSCNIYDDSYMFLLPGNSMGYAVNTGRIAGMSAANYIKGEEA from the coding sequence TTGAAAATATATGAAACACAAATTGCTATAATTGCTGCCGGTCCTTCAGGTTTGTCTGCTGCTGTGCAGGCAGCGCAGGATGGCGCTAAAGTGATTTTGCTGGAAAAAGCAGCAACAATCGGAGGGGCGGCTAATATGGGAATGGGGCCGTTGGGAATTGGTTCACGCTATCAAAAAGAACAGATGATTGATCTATCTGTTGAAAAGGCATTTAATATGTTCATGGACTACACACATTATAATGTAGACGCACGCTTGATTAAACGCTATTTTTCACAGTCTGCTGATACAATTGCATGGTTGGAGGATATAGGTGTTGAATTTGAAGGAGCTTTTCGCTATTTTCCACAATCAGAAGCTACCTGGCATATTGTAAAAACAGATAAGGGAATAGGTCCGAGAGCAGCCTCTTTTATGAACAGAGCTTTATATGAGAAAGCGCTGGAATTAGGAGTAACAGTATTGCTGGAGCACCCTGTACAGGAAATACTGAAAAAAGATGGGAAAGTCATTGGTGTAACAGCAAAAGATCCATCCGGAGAGGAGGTACGCATCAACTGTAACGCAGCTATTATCTGTACCGGAGGGGCAGGGGCAAATAAACAGATGATTAAAGAAATGACTGGGCTGGAACATGGAAAAACAGTGTTTAACTTCGCTATTCCGGGAGTCGTAGGCGATGGACTAAAGATGGCTTGGGAGGCAGGAGCAGGCAGGATGCCGGTGCGTATTGAGGCCGCAGCGGATACAGGAGGCGGTGAAGCAGTAACAGCAGGGGTTACCAACATCATGCGGCAGCCGAATTTGCTGGTAAATAGGTTTGGAAAAAGAATTATGAATGAAGATTATATGCAAAACACTACTTATTTGAGTAATGTTGCCTGTCACCAGAAAGATAAAGTATGCTTCAGTATCGTTGATACATCGATAGTAAAATATTATATTAAAAACGGAGTAGATGTTACCAGTCTTGTGCAGCCTGATGCGGATGTATCTGATTTTTATGAAGGAATTGAAATGGTGATCAAGAACGGTTCAAAGAATTACTTTGTGGCGGATTCCATTGAAGAGCTGGCTGAAAAAGCAGGGATAGATGTGGAAAACCTGAGAAAAACCATAGACGATTATAATTATTTCTGTGACAGCCGTGATCAGGAATTCTTTAAAAACCCAAAATATCTACGTCCGCTGTTTAAGCCGCCTTATTATGCGGCTGCCATTCATCCGGGAGGATATGGTACTGTAGGCGGTGTGAGGATAAATGAAAACTGTGAGGCATGTGCCGATGATTATTTGCCTATTCCGGGCTTATATTGTGCGGGTGCAGACTCCTGCAATATTTATGATGACAGCTATATGTTTTTACTTCCCGGTAACTCTATGGGATATGCAGTAAATACAGGAAGAATTGCCGGAATGAGTGCGGCAAACTATATAAAAGGGGAGGAGGCATAA